In the genome of Zygosaccharomyces rouxii strain CBS732 chromosome G complete sequence, the window ATGGACCAACCATTGTTGCAAGACACTGTTCAATGATGGTGGGTCACTAATACTAGCTCTACACTGCGGACAACTTAGTTCATTGGAATTACTGTCAAACCAACTCGATAGACAATCGTAGCAGTAGTTATGGCCACATTGAGTCATTACAGGCACAAACATCAGATCATGACATATTGAACATATCAAGGATTCTAGCAGCTTAACTAGCACGGTATCTTTAACcctttgatctttttttaaaaggCCAGCTTGTAACACACCACTCATTTTCAAACAACTCTCTTAATAATCTTTAAACTGCTTCTTCTGGTGCTTTTCTACAGTTCTTTTGTCCTTGATGTCAGCTCATCGCTAGCACCATTTTAGTTTTTCATGTCCGATTTACGCTTCACAACGTCAGATATCGAATAACACCAgaataataacagtaataataataaatattAATTATGCAAATTAGAATGTATTAACTATTTACTCAAATATTGGAAACCAATTGTTATTTACATGAGAtgaatgataaaaaaaagatcCCCTTATTTTATGCTATTGTCTATCGTACTCTgttctttggaaaatttagtCAAAAGAATAGCTTGTCTATCACTTAACAGTTTTTGCTGACTCTGCATCTCTATATCTAGCCAGCCCTTtagaaaattcatcaaatcaTGCATAGCATCTAACCcttcaaatttcaaattggcGTACTTGTGCACCAGGCTCTCACAGGCATCAACTATTTCTTGCAtggtattttcatcataatTAGGAATACGGTTGCTCCTCTTggcaaacaattttatGTAAGATTTGATTTGCCGCAGACTACTATGTGCAATCCATGAGGCACTAGAATTCTCATTCCACTCTTGAAGTAGTTTTGAGAAGGCCTCCATGTCATAGACTCGTGCTGATAATTTCAAAGCCGTCATGTAGTAAATCTGCCAATGTcttttatccttttcattaatcAACGTTGCACCCCTCTGTAGTAATCCAACGGCTAGTTCGTATTCCCTGATTTGTAAACAAATCTGTGTCAATTGCATGTAGTTGACGAAGTCCAACACGGATTGATGATGCCTTTCGAAATCTAACAATTTGGAGGATAAAACTTTATACTTCGCCAAAGAAATCGACTCCGAACTTGTCTGAAACGCATTGTATTCATTCATAATGCCATATCTCAACCACAAGatctttaatttcattgGATTTCTCTGGTACACACTCAGGAACAACTCATCCAAAGTTTTGGCCAAAGTGGGCAACTGgagtttcaaaattttttgtaAGATGCAATAATGTAAATTGAAGCTTGGCTGAATCCctcttctcaaattttctaaaaTGAATGATTTGGCACCTACCAAATCACCATGGTTGACACgattttcaaaaatttccagCCTTTCGTAATCCACTGGAGAAAGTTCCAACACTCCAGTATATTGAGCCACCGTCTTCCTACCTTTGGGTCGTATCCTGGATAACCTTTTCAAGAACTCCCTCAAGCGAGGAAACTGACGAACATATTCATCTCTGTTTAATAAAACTGTGAATTCATTGGCAATCTCTTTGGATAATGTTGGGTGGGCAAAAAGAGCACATCTGTATAATTGAGCAATAATACTTATTCTCAAATGGACACTGTCTGCacctcttctttttaataCGTCCGAATAGTAGCCCATTAGATCTTGAAGCATTCCTTCATTGACGAAATATCTGGCAATGGCTAAATGGAATTTGGGTTTCAATCTAATGATATGGTCCTTTTGAATGAGCGATAGGACAAACTTTATGTttccaaaatcttttgacAATAcgaaaaaattcaataagAATAAATAAAACTCCTCTCTTTTCTCCTTCCAATAACGTAACTCGACGATAAAATAATTTATCTTGGATTCAAGTTTAGATTGTGACCAAATATCACGACAATGCAAATTATAATAAAATTCGTTAAGTTCAAAAAATATGTCACTGGGATAACCTGCCTTCTGAACGGCTTCATGCGATAGGAAATCTACCAAAAGTTCTTCGTTGCGGTTCTTCCTATACATCCCATGAACCACGCATAGCAATTCACGACTCGGAAGATATCCTGATGCATCattactcttcttttttaaccacaaattgaaaaatgcttGAACAGATTTGTAATCTCCATGCACATCTAAGTCATtcaaaaataatattaacTCCTTTTCTGATAGGGGGAACGTATCGGGATTGTTGAGTGCTTGAATGTAAAATTCTTTAGCCAACTGTAAGTTGTTATTCTCTATAAATGACCTAAACCCAATAGTAATGATCTTCGCGTTTAAATTCGGAAATTTGATATATTCTGAGAAAAGCTCTTCACATATTTCGTAATTCCCCAGGCTATCTTCCACTCTTAATACAATCTCTAAAAAATTACAGTAGGCCTCCTGGTCCATATCGTTTTTTCGCAGATGTCGTAGATAACCTTGGTAAGCacaaaaaatttcatgaGCCTCGAAATTTCTTCGCAGATACTTTAGTCTCCTCAAAAGTGTTTCAATCTGTGCCAATGTAAATACGGTACTCTTTTCGTTAGCCAACGTTAGAACATTTTCCACCACACGAAGATCACCAGAATTAAACCTGTAAAACCAATCACGACGGTAATCTTCCTGTGAGACTATGAAAACAAAAGGATGGTGAGATAGATGCTTACTTGAAGTCGAATCTTGCGTTTCCACTGCAGAAGAGACTTGATGTGTGGGGATTGGGTCATTGAGGCTACTTTTCATCCAATTGGCAATATCATCTTTACTTTGTTGACTATCCGTAGGCCTCAAACATGAAAATCCTCTACTATATGGAACAAATAAACTGGACTGTAGCTCTAGTGTTCGTAATATTCGTGCTGCCGAGTATATTACCGAAAACCTTCGTAACATTTATACCTCGAGTAGTCATAAATCGACAAGTAACTTTTTATAGTGGTTGataaaacaaaatgaatttgaaaatataCTAAAACACTCTCTGGAATATGGCACAAATAAAAGGCAATCCAATTTCCTCGAAAACATACAATGGCAATGGGGGGACAATTGCCTATATACAGTGAGATGCCGACGAGAGTAGGATGTAATAAAAACCTTAGGAGTAGAATTAAAAGGAGGAAACAATCACAGATACAACAAATTCTACCATCCAATATTCTAATGATTCTCGAATCACCTCGAGGACCCTCTATACTCTTCCTCTTGACCTCGAATTAGTGAAAGTTAACTTTGGCTTaacattttcatcatctagAGAAGATCagctgaaaaaaaaaaaaaaaagccGGTAGGAACCCATCACATGACACCGACAGGAGTACCTACATATATATCCACTGGAAGAAGTTATGGGACTTCTAGTAGGCTTTTAATACATTCAATGTTTTTACAATAAGCTTTTATTTAATCATAAACACATGTATAATTATGGGAATTATCCACTGTGTAATATATGCCGGAAAGGACCACGGTCTTTAATCTGGGCAAAAGTTGGATTAGATGGTCCATATAACCGTTGAAAAAATGCGATATTACAAGAGCCAATGGTGGTGACGTAGTCTCATCAAAAAAGCATTCGTAATCGACGAAATCGCGTAAATCTTCATACCCATGtaaattccaaaatctttccaatggCGCAACGCTGAGGATATCCAAATCCCAATCAATTTGATCGGAAAATCTTCTCATCAGAAAATCACCTGCATATGCAAAGAAAACCGTAGGTATAACATCCGTGTACCTACCCTCACTTGTTAAGTAGTACTGATGGTTCATCAGATACTGATCGAAAATGGGGAGAAATTTTTGGCAACTTTGGCACTCACATCCGTTCCACAGTAGATCACACATCAAATATTCATAAGCACTGAGACATTGTAAAATGTTAGGGGCGATCAACTTTTGTAAAGAACTTAGCTTCGGCAAAACCGTCTCATAGAGGGTTCTTCTACGGACATAGTTACCGGGAAGACTATTATCGGAGAGACCATTCAACGGAGTAGCGTGCCTAATActcaaagatttcaaattcttctcaACAGAGGGCAAGCGAATAATAAATCTACAAACCACAATATCCCAACTTTCTTTCATCTCGTGGCTTGTGGTTTCTGTAGAAGTCTTTTCGattaatgataattcaCGCAATGAAGTCAATTTAGGAGCTAATCCATCCATAAATGCATCCATGCAACCACAATCGTCGTATTCACACGAGATACccaattctaatttttccaatttccCCACATCCACCACTGAACTTATAATTTTAACTGGATCTTCCACAAACGATTTATTATAACCATCAATATTATGGGTGTAATTGagttttaaagatttcaatgcattgaGCCGAATTCCCTCTTTTTGCAAGTATTGAAATAAATTTAAACTGcaaaattttatttcatcAGCCACTAGTTCCGCCTCCTGCAAC includes:
- the PET111 gene encoding Pet111p (similar to uniprot|P08468 Saccharomyces cerevisiae YMR257C PET111 Specific translational activator for the COX2 mRNA located in the mitochondrial inner membrane), whose amino-acid sequence is MLRRFSVIYSAARILRTLELQSSLFVPYSRGFSCLRPTDSQQSKDDIANWMKSSLNDPIPTHQVSSAVETQDSTSSKHLSHHPFVFIVSQEDYRRDWFYRFNSGDLRVVENVLTLANEKSTVFTLAQIETLLRRLKYLRRNFEAHEIFCAYQGYLRHLRKNDMDQEAYCNFLEIVLRVEDSLGNYEICEELFSEYIKFPNLNAKIITIGFRSFIENNNLQLAKEFYIQALNNPDTFPLSEKELILFLNDLDVHGDYKSVQAFFNLWLKKKSNDASGYLPSRELLCVVHGMYRKNRNEELLVDFLSHEAVQKAGYPSDIFFELNEFYYNLHCRDIWSQSKLESKINYFIVELRYWKEKREEFYLFLLNFFVLSKDFGNIKFVLSLIQKDHIIRLKPKFHLAIARYFVNEGMLQDLMGYYSDVLKRRGADSVHLRISIIAQLYRCALFAHPTLSKEIANEFTVLLNRDEYVRQFPRLREFLKRLSRIRPKGRKTVAQYTGVLELSPVDYERLEIFENRVNHGDLVGAKSFILENLRRGIQPSFNLHYCILQKILKLQLPTLAKTLDELFLSVYQRNPMKLKILWLRYGIMNEYNAFQTSSESISLAKYKVLSSKLLDFERHHQSVLDFVNYMQLTQICLQIREYELAVGLLQRGATLINEKDKRHWQIYYMTALKLSARVYDMEAFSKLLQEWNENSSASWIAHSSLRQIKSYIKLFAKRSNRIPNYDENTMQEIVDACESLVHKYANLKFEGLDAMHDLMNFLKGWLDIEMQSQQKLLSDRQAILLTKFSKEQSTIDNSIK
- the ROY1 gene encoding Roy1p (similar to uniprot|Q04847 Saccharomyces cerevisiae YMR258C Hypothetical ORF), yielding MLKDQLLAALSSASYFLSQNDLLTLAQVSRQLHDDFAIKELYRYIHITRDSVNRSELWYLDGGKSYLSGYRAMKKTGDQNDLFLHDRIERLSNSPHLELVEELIVDDDLFTDREVCLPVLRKLLDRLISLNKLRNLEIRDPELFQEYYSRSLELTGLNRITIADTDPITSLGAVSKLNKLKWVLLNSEAKMGSLGSSTRQTLANQLQEAELVADEIKFCSLNLFQYLQKEGIRLNALKSLKLNYTHNIDGYNKSFVEDPVKIISSVVDVGKLEKLELGISCEYDDCGCMDAFMDGLAPKLTSLRELSLIEKTSTETTSHEMKESWDIVVCRFIIRLPSVEKNLKSLSIRHATPLNGLSDNSLPGNYVRRRTLYETVLPKLSSLQKLIAPNILQCLSAYEYLMCDLLWNGCECQSCQKFLPIFDQYLMNHQYYLTSEGRYTDVIPTVFFAYAGDFLMRRFSDQIDWDLDILSVAPLERFWNLHGYEDLRDFVDYECFFDETTSPPLALVISHFFNGYMDHLIQLLPRLKTVVLSGIYYTVDNSHNYTCVYD